Proteins encoded by one window of Vigna radiata var. radiata cultivar VC1973A chromosome 5, Vradiata_ver6, whole genome shotgun sequence:
- the LOC106762847 gene encoding transcription factor bHLH130 has protein sequence MSVMYSPVFKYSDVEPQLRKNQEMDSSIGNPQQHCHQPNSGLLRYCSAPSSLLTSLVHNNILDCVNEESFTSEIQQHYVPSTSSEMDTMLSKLLPSNDGWNNSEALQEFGSKPVKQEIGESVPQGPPPQQQNEYSYGGSHLIYQSQEIQGLPNGSSSASGNAFGGSFDVVNTMASENPLQSKMGARNCSNLFRQKSSPAGFFSIENDLAALREVDAFKANDVSNRQATTSTSGYSGSLAFSSRPSSCLKKMPQIAENENENCDQSRILVNEDGNSKFYIPSFTTEIWESSSFNAPKTESDDEIMFSTSNALESQESDFGYQNLGLTHHLSLPSSSTKMSSIEKFLEVQGSIPCKIRAKRGFATHPRSIAERVRRTRISERIKKLQDLFPKSEKQTSTADMLDLAVEYIKDLRQQVKVLSDCKAKCKCSSNESHCTRTCA, from the exons ATGAGTGTTATGTATAGTCCTGTTTTCAAGTACTCAGATGTAGAGCCTCAGCTAAGGAAAAACCAAGAAATGGATTCAAGTATTGGAAATCCACAACAACACTGTCACCAACCCAATTCTGGATTACTGAGGTACTGTTCTGCTCCAAGCTCATTGCTCACAAGCCTTGTTCACAACAACATTCTTGACTGTGTCAACGAGGAATCTTTCACGAGTGAGATTCAACAGCATTATGTTCCATCCACAAGTTCAGAAATGGACACCATGTTGTCGAAATTGCTGCCATCCAACGATGGATGGAACAATTCAGAAGCTTTGCAAGAATTTGGAAGCAAGCCTGTGAAGCAGGAAATAGGGGAATCTGTTCCACAAGgaccaccaccacaacaacagAATGAATATTCTTATGGTGGCTCTCATTTAATTTACCAGTCACAGGAAATTCAAGGCTTGCCAAATGGTTCTTCCAGTGCTTCTGGCAATGCTTTTGGTGGCTCTTTTGATGTGGTGAACACCATGGCCTCTGAGAATCCTCTTCAATCTAAAATGGGTGCCAGGAATTGCTCCAATCTCTTCAGGCAAAAGAGCTCCCCTGCTGGATTTTTCTCCATTGAAAATG ATCTTGCAGCATTGAGAGAAGTAGATGCCTTTAAAGCCAATGATGTTTCAAATAGACAGGCTACTACATCAACTAGTGGCTATAGTGGTTCTCTTGCTTTCTCATCCAGGCCATCTTCATGCCTGAAAAAGATGCCACAAattgctgaaaatgaaaatgaaaattgtgacCAAAGTAGGATCCTAGTTAATGAAGATGGTAACTCAAAGTTCTACATACCTAGCTTCACCACTGAAATCTGGGAAAGTTCTTCGTTCAATGCCCCCAAAACAGAAAGTGATGATGAAATCATGTTTTCCACCTCAAATGCTTTGGAATCTCAG gaATCAGATTTTGGCTATCAAAATCTTGGTCTGACCCACCATTTGAGCCTACCTAGCTCTTCTACAAAGATGTCATCCATAGAGAAGTTTCTTGAAGTTCAAGGTTCAATTCCTTGTAAAATTCGAGCCAAAAGAGGCTTTGCCACTCACCCAAGAAGCATTGCAGAGAGG GTAAGAAGAACAAGAATCAGTGAAAGAATCAAGAAATTGCAAGACCTTTTCCCAAAATCAGAAAAG CAAACAAGCACAGCAGATATGTTGGATTTGGCAGTTGAGTACATTAAGGACCTTCGGCAACAAGTTAAG GTACTCTCAGATTGTAAAGCAAAATGCAAATGTAGTAGTAATGAGAGCCATTGCACTAGAACTTGTGCCTGA